Sequence from the Dehalococcoidia bacterium genome:
GAACATAAGCCATCCGCCTGCGCGCGGCAAGCCGGTTGCCTCTCGAGCGAGTCACGTCGGTCCCGTCGAAATAGATTTTGCCACCTGCCGGGTGATCAAGAAGATCCATCACTCGGATGAGGGTGGTCTTGCCGGAGCCTGTGGGGCCGATCAACGCAAAAGCTTCACCTCGCTCGATTTTGAAGGAGATGTCTTTCAGAATGACCTTCTTTTGAAATCTCTGTCCTAAGTTCACGAGTTCGATAAGAGCCATCCGATAGGTCCTCTTCTCTTGCTGATCAAAAGCAATCCCACATTCACAAACACGGCAATGAAAATCAGGATGAATCCCAGCGCCAGAGCAAGCTCTGTCTCTGCCCTTGATGTCTCCAGTGTGATCGCCGTGGTGAGAGTCCGGGTATATCCGTCGATGTTGCCGCCGACCATCATCGCCACTCCCACTTCGGAGACTGCCCGTCCGAATCCAAGCACCAGCGCCGTCATGATGCCGAACTGGGCTTCCCTGATGGTGATAATGGATGATTGGAGGCTATTGGCTCCTAAAGCCGCGGCTGTTTCCGGTACGGCTTTATCCACTCCTCTGAGGGCGGAGATGACCAGGCCCAGCATCACCGGAGTTACCAGGATGGCCTGGCCGATCACC
This genomic interval carries:
- a CDS encoding ABC transporter permease, whose protein sequence is MASLDPDVYKIAWRSLWIALTSSAIAFFFIALPFGSLIHFNNFPGKTALITLIQTLFSLPTVAVGLIVWVVFTRSGPLGSLDLMFTPKIMVIGQAILVTPVMLGLVISALRGVDKAVPETAAALGANSLQSSIITIREAQFGIMTALVLGFGRAVSEVGVAMMVGGNIDGYTRTLTTAITLETSRAETELALALGFILIFIAVFVNVGLLLISKRRGPIGWLLSNS